The DNA region GCTTGTTGCCCCGGATCTTCAGACAGAGCTCGTCGCCGCCCATGCGCGCCATGTGCAGATCGGTCAGCACCAGGTCGACGTCGTGGTTCTGCAGGTACTGCCAGGCCGTGTCCCCGTCGTCCGCTTCCTGCACCTGGGCGCCCAGCCGCGACACGCCGGAGCGCACGAAGCGCCGGATCGTGCGGCTGTCGTCCACCACGAGCACGTTCAGGTCCTGCATCTCGGTGCGGCAGCCGAGCAGCGAGTTGACGTGGGCGAGCAGGTCGCCCCGCTGCCAGGGCTTCTGGATGAAGTCGGCCGCGCCGATGTAGTAGCCGCGGAGGCGGTCCTCGTCGTTGTCGTTGGAGGTGACGAAGACGGCGTGGAGGTTGTCGTTGCCCAGCGGGGCCACCTGGGCCAGGAATTCGCGCGACATGATCTCGGCGAGGAAGTCGAAGGCCTCCATGCCCTCGAGCACCATGCTGAGGGTGAGCAGCGAGATGCCCGGCTCGGTGAGCAGCACCTCGCGGGCCTCCTCCGGGTTCGCGGCCTCGAGCACCTCGTAGTCGCCCCATTCGAGCTCTTCCCGGATGAAACGCCGCACCATCGAACTGCCGTCGAGCACCAGAACGCGCATCGGTTCCTCCCCCGCTCTGCGGGCCTCGGGTCCCCGTCATGACTAAGTATTTCCTTTATCGGCAAAAGCGGCGCCGACGTGAGCGAAAATGCGTCGCGCGCTGTCGCCGTCGGGCCAGTTGGCTTAATATGTGCGCCGAGCCCCGTCCGGCCTCACGGCGGGGCCTTGAACTTGTACCGACCGGACACGCGGCGACGGGAGTGGTGAGATGGAGTATCGGTTTCTGGGCAAGTCGGGCCTGAAGGTCAGCGCCCTCAGCTTCGGCGCCTGGGTCACGTTCCAGGACCAGCTGGACGTGGACAAGGCGCACGCCTGCATGCGCGAGGCGTTCGACGCCGGCGTGAACTTCTTCGACAACGCCGAGGTGTATGCCGGCGGCATGGCGGAGACCATCATGGGCGAGGTCTTCCGCAAGGCGGGCTGGAAGCGGAGCGACCTGGTCGTCTCCACGAAGATCTTCTGGGGCGGCACGGCCCAGGGGCCGGGCCAGCCCTACCACTACGGGCCCAACGACCGCGGCCTGTCCCGCAAGCACATCATCGAGGGCACCGACGCCGCCCTGGCCCGCCTGCAGCTCGACTACGTCGATCTCCTCTTCTGCCACCGGCCCGACGTGGACACCCCCATCGAGGAGACGGTGTGGGCCATGAACCACGTGCTGCAGCAGGGCAAGGCCCTCTACTGGGGCACCAGCGAGTGGTCGGCGGCGCAGATCCGCGAGGCCTACGACATCGCCCGGCGCGAGCACCTGATCCCGCCCACCATGGAGCAGCCCCAGTACAACATGTTCCACCGCGAGCGGGTCGAGGCCGAGTACGCCCGGCTGTACGACGACATCGGGCTGGGCACCACCATCTGGAGCCCCCTGGCCAGCGGCATCCTCACCGGCAAGTACAACGACGGCATCCCGGCCGGGTCGCGGCTCAGCCTGGAGAACTACCAGTGGCTGCGGCCCCAGCTCGAGAGCCCCGAGGGCGCGCGGAAGATCGCCAAGGTGCGCGAGCTGACGCAGGTCGCCGCCGAGCTCGGCTGCACCATGGCCCAGCTGGCCATCGCCTGGTGCCT from bacterium includes:
- a CDS encoding aldo/keto reductase, producing MEYRFLGKSGLKVSALSFGAWVTFQDQLDVDKAHACMREAFDAGVNFFDNAEVYAGGMAETIMGEVFRKAGWKRSDLVVSTKIFWGGTAQGPGQPYHYGPNDRGLSRKHIIEGTDAALARLQLDYVDLLFCHRPDVDTPIEETVWAMNHVLQQGKALYWGTSEWSAAQIREAYDIARREHLIPPTMEQPQYNMFHRERVEAEYARLYDDIGLGTTIWSPLASGILTGKYNDGIPAGSRLSLENYQWLRPQLESPEGARKIAKVRELTQVAAELGCTMAQLAIAWCLTNDDVSTVITGASRAEQVTENMKALRVAEDLTPDVLERIESILDNRPAGEKNWRE